One Proteinivorax tanatarense DNA segment encodes these proteins:
- the dcd gene encoding dCTP deaminase — MILSGKEIKNKIGKEIFIEPFSEKQVNPNSYNLRLHNELLVYENKTLDMKSDNKTKNFFIPPEGLVLEPGKLYLGRTVEYTKTNQYVPMLEGRSSIGRLGLFIHVTAGFGDIGFSGYWTLEIFCVQPVKIYPDVEICQIYYHSIEGDYDKYSSGKYQNNRGIQKSLIYEEFEK, encoded by the coding sequence ATGATACTTTCAGGAAAAGAAATAAAAAATAAGATAGGAAAAGAGATCTTTATTGAACCGTTTTCAGAAAAACAGGTTAATCCAAACAGCTATAATTTAAGATTACATAATGAATTACTTGTTTATGAAAATAAAACTTTAGACATGAAAAGTGATAACAAAACTAAAAACTTTTTTATTCCGCCAGAAGGGTTAGTCCTTGAACCAGGGAAACTTTATTTAGGACGGACAGTTGAATATACTAAAACAAATCAATATGTTCCAATGCTTGAAGGAAGATCTTCCATTGGGAGATTAGGGTTGTTTATACATGTAACTGCTGGATTTGGAGATATAGGTTTCAGTGGTTATTGGACTTTAGAAATATTTTGCGTACAGCCTGTTAAAATATATCCAGATGTGGAAATATGCCAAATATATTATCATAGTATTGAAGGAGATTATGATAAATATTCTAGTGGTAAATATCAAAACAATAGAGGAATTCAAAAAAGCTTAATATATGAAGAATTTGAAAAGTAA
- a CDS encoding radical SAM/SPASM domain-containing protein: MKLIKHMIFVDIHNNKKLLINSLTGTMDEIDAPIYETLSKWQDCEEIVTENDLEAELLSNLQARGYVVNNYEEELAKKSEILEVVRDNHLERQKNQRSAVFVMTYDCNFRCPYCFEGDAYLKKEVITPEQIDAALNLAGDGLEAICIFGGEPLLPKTRPVLEHLFNKAPDKTYQIFTNGYYLTEFLDLLLSINISQVLITLDGNEEFHNSRRFLANGKPTFRKILEGVEKCLKNGINVRIRMNLDKNNYEEGIDLREKLLDMFSGYKNNLSFELSTLIGASSNERLDIVSEIYSSDNKHSFEDRERINDFITKKNSILDHLVYGRDINPLYSYCYAHVDGMVFDPYGTIYPCLGCVGKEHFSIGKYHPLIEYKENSIRNRNIEAIPECRDCTYSLLCGGGCPLKLIDNDGDFFKPVCYSIKTLLHKELPVLYKEREEAIKNEEIENSTV; encoded by the coding sequence ATGAAATTAATAAAACATATGATATTTGTAGATATACATAATAACAAAAAGCTTTTAATAAACTCTTTAACAGGAACTATGGACGAAATAGATGCTCCTATTTATGAAACTTTATCCAAGTGGCAGGACTGTGAAGAAATTGTAACAGAGAATGATTTGGAGGCTGAGTTATTGAGTAATCTTCAAGCTAGGGGGTATGTTGTAAATAACTATGAAGAGGAACTAGCTAAAAAAAGTGAAATTTTAGAGGTGGTTCGAGACAATCATCTTGAAAGACAAAAAAATCAAAGATCTGCGGTATTTGTTATGACTTATGACTGTAACTTCAGGTGCCCTTATTGTTTTGAAGGTGATGCCTATCTAAAAAAAGAGGTTATAACTCCAGAACAAATTGATGCCGCCTTAAACCTTGCCGGTGATGGTCTTGAGGCAATATGTATTTTTGGGGGAGAACCTTTGCTTCCCAAAACCAGACCAGTTTTAGAACATCTTTTCAATAAGGCCCCCGATAAAACATATCAAATTTTTACTAATGGATATTACTTAACGGAATTTCTTGATTTACTTTTATCAATAAATATTTCTCAAGTTTTAATTACTTTAGATGGCAATGAAGAATTCCACAATAGCAGGAGGTTTTTAGCTAACGGAAAACCTACCTTTAGAAAAATTTTGGAAGGTGTAGAAAAATGTTTAAAGAATGGTATAAACGTTCGAATAAGAATGAACCTCGACAAAAATAACTATGAGGAAGGAATAGATTTAAGAGAAAAGTTGCTTGACATGTTTTCGGGATACAAGAACAATTTATCCTTTGAGTTATCCACACTTATTGGAGCCTCCAGTAATGAGCGGCTTGATATAGTGAGTGAAATATATTCCTCAGATAATAAACATTCTTTTGAGGACAGGGAAAGAATAAATGATTTTATAACTAAAAAAAATTCTATACTTGATCACTTAGTATATGGTAGAGACATAAACCCTTTATACTCTTATTGTTACGCCCATGTAGATGGCATGGTATTTGACCCCTATGGCACTATATATCCATGCTTGGGATGCGTAGGCAAGGAGCACTTTTCCATAGGAAAGTACCACCCTTTGATAGAATATAAAGAAAATTCCATACGTAACCGTAATATAGAAGCGATTCCTGAATGTAGGGATTGTACATATTCTCTTCTTTGTGGAGGCGGCTGTCCTTTGAAATTAATAGATAACGATGGGGATTTTTTTAAGCCCGTGTGCTATTCCATCAAAACTCTTTTGCACAAAGAGTTACCCGTACTTTATAAAGAAAGGGAAGAGGCTATAAAAAATGAGGAGATAGAAAATAGTACCGTTTGA
- a CDS encoding MmcQ/YjbR family DNA-binding protein: MNYEWVDGYLLSKPEVTKEFKEEWEWDRYLLKGKMISALCTDKNGKEILTLKCEPVFAKKLRSQYKDIIPGYYMNKVHWNSVYLEGEVSDEVIKNMIDHSYELVINKLSKKMQNAIKNGDKND; this comes from the coding sequence ATGAACTATGAATGGGTGGATGGATATTTATTGTCAAAACCAGAAGTAACTAAGGAATTTAAAGAAGAATGGGAATGGGATAGGTATCTGTTAAAGGGTAAGATGATTTCTGCTTTATGTACTGATAAGAACGGGAAAGAGATATTAACATTAAAATGCGAACCGGTATTTGCTAAGAAATTACGTAGTCAGTATAAAGATATTATACCCGGCTATTATATGAATAAGGTACATTGGAATTCTGTATATCTAGAAGGTGAAGTGTCTGATGAAGTCATAAAGAATATGATTGACCATTCATATGAATTGGTCATTAACAAATTAAGTAAGAAAATGCAAAATGCTATAAAAAATGGTGATAAAAATGATTGA
- a CDS encoding class I SAM-dependent methyltransferase: protein MVKEVEEFYDSSANYEWERLNKHKIEFEITKRYLDRYIQKGAKILDVGGGPGRYSIYLAQQGHDVTLLDLSSNNISLAKQKAEERGVSLSNYIHGNVLDLSKLQDQSYDVVLCMGPMYHLTEEGDRKRAIRECLKKLKKDGSIFVAFISAYAPIIDLLKNYPEELENYGEDALLRYLQDGKNIVSDSNPGFTTAYFEKPDKIELFMGKFGLNKQVIAAIEGLAAQSEPKLNNLSKEAFDKWVNLIFHTSTDPLTWASCEHLLYIGKKIDK, encoded by the coding sequence GTGGTTAAGGAAGTGGAAGAGTTTTACGACAGCTCAGCAAACTACGAGTGGGAGAGGCTAAACAAGCACAAGATAGAGTTTGAAATAACTAAAAGGTATTTAGACAGGTATATTCAAAAGGGGGCAAAGATTTTAGATGTTGGAGGAGGCCCTGGCAGATACTCTATTTATTTAGCACAGCAAGGTCATGATGTGACTTTGTTAGACCTTTCATCTAACAACATAAGCTTGGCAAAACAAAAAGCTGAAGAAAGAGGAGTTTCGCTATCAAACTACATACATGGAAATGTTTTAGATTTAAGTAAATTACAAGATCAAAGCTATGATGTAGTGCTATGTATGGGTCCGATGTATCACCTAACAGAAGAAGGTGACAGAAAAAGAGCCATAAGAGAATGCTTAAAAAAGCTCAAAAAAGATGGCAGCATATTTGTCGCTTTTATTTCAGCTTATGCGCCTATTATCGACCTACTAAAAAACTATCCCGAAGAGCTAGAAAACTATGGTGAGGATGCCCTTTTACGATACTTACAAGATGGAAAAAATATAGTTTCAGATTCAAACCCAGGATTTACAACTGCCTATTTTGAAAAGCCTGATAAAATTGAACTATTTATGGGAAAATTTGGGTTAAATAAACAGGTTATAGCTGCAATAGAAGGATTAGCAGCTCAAAGTGAGCCTAAGCTTAATAACCTTTCAAAAGAAGCCTTTGATAAATGGGTAAACTTAATATTCCATACCTCCACAGACCCTTTAACTTGGGCTAGCTGTGAGCATTTACTGTATATAGGTAAAAAAATCGACAAGTAG
- a CDS encoding class I SAM-dependent methyltransferase: protein MLNSKGFDKWSGEYDNSIAENSGGYPFEGYYNVLGFVQNLIKSKQHAKILDLGVGTGLLTYQLYKKGAKIYGADFSKNMLEKAKLKMPKASFYYFDFSKGLPNDLKNLKFDYIVSSYALHHIENDKKVKLLKYLRKQLKPDGKIVIADIGFENKEILDKCRSEVGQEWDDEEFYLAGDEIIDRLAKLGMDVSYTQISFCAGVLEIG from the coding sequence ATGCTAAATAGCAAAGGCTTTGATAAGTGGTCGGGAGAATACGACAACAGTATTGCAGAAAATAGCGGCGGTTATCCGTTTGAAGGTTATTATAATGTTTTAGGATTTGTACAAAACTTAATTAAATCTAAACAGCATGCTAAGATTCTTGACTTAGGAGTAGGTACAGGACTGTTAACTTACCAGCTTTACAAAAAAGGCGCTAAAATTTATGGAGCAGACTTTTCTAAAAATATGCTTGAAAAAGCAAAGTTAAAAATGCCAAAAGCTAGTTTTTACTATTTTGATTTTTCAAAAGGACTTCCAAATGACCTTAAAAACTTAAAGTTTGATTATATAGTTTCATCCTATGCCCTTCATCATATTGAAAATGATAAAAAAGTAAAGCTGCTGAAGTACCTAAGAAAACAGCTAAAGCCAGATGGGAAAATAGTTATAGCAGATATTGGATTTGAAAATAAAGAGATACTAGATAAATGCAGAAGTGAGGTAGGACAAGAATGGGATGATGAGGAATTCTACCTAGCAGGTGATGAAATAATTGATAGATTAGCTAAATTAGGGATGGACGTAAGCTATACTCAAATTTCTTTCTGTGCTGGAGTGCTAGAGATAGGTTAG
- a CDS encoding ABC transporter ATP-binding protein: protein MTKRYSNYESFFALKPTSLTVDSGTINVIYGKSGSGKSTLLNILGGMDAPTQGKVMFENKDLYQLNDKEQSMIRGKRFGFVFQFFHLIPELSVYDNISLPTQFTKEPLEEKDIVTIAKTLGVEQRLTSLPSTLSGGEQQLVAVARALINHPDIIFADEPTGNLDSYNSSKVSELLETLCKERDVTLVLVTHDKDLIQSPDNLYQMEDGNLQLIRK from the coding sequence ATTACTAAAAGATACTCCAATTATGAATCATTTTTTGCTCTAAAACCTACTTCACTTACAGTGGACTCGGGGACTATAAATGTTATTTATGGTAAAAGTGGTTCAGGAAAATCTACATTATTAAATATCTTGGGCGGAATGGATGCTCCAACGCAAGGCAAGGTAATGTTTGAAAATAAAGATTTATATCAGCTGAATGATAAAGAACAATCGATGATACGGGGTAAGCGCTTTGGTTTTGTTTTTCAGTTTTTTCATTTAATTCCTGAGCTTTCAGTATATGATAACATTTCTTTGCCCACTCAATTTACTAAAGAACCTTTAGAAGAAAAAGACATTGTGACTATTGCAAAAACTTTAGGTGTGGAGCAAAGGCTGACGAGCCTACCATCAACTTTATCTGGCGGTGAGCAGCAACTAGTCGCCGTTGCAAGAGCTTTAATTAATCATCCAGATATAATATTTGCTGATGAGCCCACAGGAAATCTTGATAGTTATAATAGTTCAAAGGTTAGCGAATTATTAGAAACATTGTGTAAAGAAAGAGATGTTACACTAGTTTTAGTAACACATGATAAAGATCTGATCCAAAGTCCTGACAACTTATACCAAATGGAAGATGGAAATCTTCAGTTGATTAGGAAGTGA
- a CDS encoding nucleotidyltransferase domain-containing protein, with the protein MLGNRESYFEALDEVKNICKVKFGDKVCSVYVGGSVARGDFVPGRSDIDLYVVLKSNKVQHKIQMELEKIKSKEKPISVAYTTKKEVIGGQSFLGSGFEYNNFIREGKLIYGQEIKERIPKPTREEEIKTADQCLKFFEANYKDYEEEVIGRYFSATFRTFCIVLSGKGIYVSSKKDVVTVCNKRFKARKLLNEKINVIYDLWLTWGREKLTQQQVCTLIKACDDIMPLIFDLWESKELNLEPL; encoded by the coding sequence GTGCTGGGAAATCGAGAGAGTTATTTTGAGGCATTAGATGAAGTGAAAAACATATGTAAAGTTAAGTTTGGCGATAAGGTATGTTCTGTATATGTAGGAGGAAGTGTGGCAAGAGGAGACTTTGTGCCGGGAAGGAGTGATATTGATTTATATGTTGTGTTAAAAAGTAATAAAGTTCAACATAAAATCCAGATGGAGTTAGAGAAGATTAAAAGTAAGGAAAAACCGATTAGTGTGGCCTATACTACTAAAAAGGAAGTAATAGGCGGACAATCATTTTTAGGTAGCGGTTTTGAATATAATAACTTTATAAGAGAAGGAAAATTGATTTATGGCCAGGAGATTAAGGAAAGAATACCCAAGCCTACAAGGGAGGAAGAAATTAAAACTGCAGATCAATGTTTGAAGTTTTTTGAGGCTAATTATAAAGATTATGAGGAAGAAGTTATAGGAAGATATTTTAGTGCCACTTTTAGAACTTTTTGCATAGTTTTAAGTGGAAAAGGGATATATGTAAGCTCTAAAAAAGATGTGGTGACAGTTTGCAATAAAAGATTTAAGGCTAGAAAGTTACTTAATGAGAAAATTAATGTAATCTATGACTTGTGGCTAACATGGGGCAGAGAGAAACTAACGCAACAACAAGTTTGTACTCTAATCAAGGCATGTGATGACATTATGCCTTTGATATTCGATTTATGGGAAAGTAAGGAGCTAAACTTAGAGCCTCTATAA
- a CDS encoding helix-turn-helix domain-containing protein, which translates to MKNNTKILGMLIKKNRLEQNMSQEGLCQGICAVSYLSKIEKGTIICSEEILRQLLDVLGISLPTDIDLTIYENKINDFFHYYFFDNKDKVKDIMNELKEKSSVLAHSNLAIDMMLVEAYWSYLFGSNDKENINNIIRQLLPFKHYMNEIQTYRLYIIMGQLEGFINHDYHSSLNYFTKAKNNTPEGFALAGVVAAHYGLGNYLDSIVLGEEAYIKLTQEGNIEFAIYVCNIIAASYANYRDVEKMAKYFKRAISLIKSDVNSARLGHVYYNLGSGYLVTANYSEAIKYFNLSYEILNQLINSDTRFYIYLLQKLFLANFAIGKKQQAGYYLKLSEQCYKDFPEQINIALKASLKWLQKMYTIENYLYNKEYLNAIKDLYEVSINDTHRGYTLLYADYLVDTYKKQRKYKEALKVTEYLHVKSQFS; encoded by the coding sequence ATGAAAAACAACACAAAAATCTTAGGGATGTTGATAAAAAAAAATAGGCTGGAACAAAACATGAGCCAGGAAGGGCTTTGTCAAGGCATATGCGCTGTGTCTTATTTAAGTAAAATTGAAAAAGGAACTATAATTTGCAGTGAAGAGATTTTAAGGCAACTTTTAGATGTCTTAGGTATTAGTTTGCCTACTGATATAGATCTCACAATATATGAAAACAAAATTAACGATTTTTTTCACTACTATTTTTTTGATAATAAAGATAAGGTTAAGGATATTATGAATGAACTAAAAGAGAAGTCTAGTGTTCTAGCACATTCGAATTTAGCTATAGACATGATGCTAGTGGAAGCATATTGGAGCTATCTTTTTGGAAGCAATGATAAAGAAAATATCAATAATATAATAAGACAACTTTTGCCATTTAAACACTATATGAATGAAATCCAAACATACCGACTTTATATAATCATGGGACAGTTAGAAGGTTTTATTAATCACGATTACCATTCGTCTTTAAACTATTTTACAAAAGCAAAAAATAACACCCCCGAGGGTTTCGCTCTTGCCGGGGTTGTAGCAGCCCATTATGGACTGGGGAATTATTTAGATAGTATAGTTTTAGGGGAAGAAGCTTATATTAAACTAACTCAAGAAGGAAATATAGAATTCGCAATCTATGTATGCAATATTATAGCTGCCTCTTATGCTAATTATAGGGATGTAGAAAAAATGGCGAAATACTTTAAAAGAGCAATCTCGCTAATAAAGTCAGATGTTAATTCAGCTAGGTTAGGACATGTCTATTATAACCTTGGATCTGGATATTTAGTTACTGCCAACTATTCTGAAGCTATTAAATACTTCAACTTATCCTATGAAATTCTAAATCAACTCATAAATTCTGATACCCGCTTTTACATCTATCTACTACAAAAACTTTTTCTTGCAAACTTCGCCATAGGCAAAAAGCAACAAGCTGGGTATTACTTAAAATTATCTGAACAGTGCTATAAAGATTTTCCCGAACAGATAAACATAGCCTTAAAGGCTTCTCTTAAATGGCTACAGAAAATGTACACTATAGAAAATTACTTATACAACAAGGAATATCTCAATGCCATAAAAGACCTCTATGAAGTTTCAATAAATGACACACATCGTGGATACACACTACTGTATGCAGATTACTTAGTAGATACATACAAGAAACAGCGTAAGTACAAAGAGGCGTTAAAAGTAACAGAATATCTGCATGTAAAGAGTCAATTTTCTTAA
- the ahpF gene encoding alkyl hydroperoxide reductase subunit F, with protein sequence MALEKNIKDQLNQYLQLMERDVILKVSVGEDEISKEMLTLVDELAAMSPKISVERTSLPKTPSFSVNRIGEDTGVTFAGIPLGHEFSSLILALLQVSGRPPKVEKKVIDEIKKIEGKYHFETYISLSCHNCPDVVQALNLMSILNKGISHTMIDGATFKQEIEQKNIMTVPSIYLNGEFLASGRLALEDILAKITKPADLSVFNDKDPFDVLVVGGGPAGASAAVYAARKGIRTGVVAERFGGQVMDTLSIENFVSVKSTEGPKLAASLEEHVKDYDVDIIKQQKVQGLSKKDLIEIELENGGLLKSKAVIIATGARWRNVGVPGEFEFKNKGVAYCPHCDGPLFEGKDVAVIGGGNSGIEAAIDLAGIVKHVTVLEYMPELKADKVLQERLYSLSNVTVLKNVQTKEITGDEKVNGITYMDRDTEEVRNLKLEGIFVQIGLVPNTDWLDNFEKTRFGELIIDNHGETNIPGVFAAGDCTNSPYKQIIISMGSGATAALGAFDYLIRN encoded by the coding sequence ATGGCACTTGAGAAAAACATCAAAGACCAATTAAACCAATATCTTCAACTGATGGAACGGGATGTAATACTTAAAGTTAGCGTTGGAGAAGATGAGATTTCTAAAGAAATGCTAACTTTAGTAGATGAATTAGCTGCTATGTCCCCAAAAATATCTGTGGAGAGAACAAGTTTACCCAAAACTCCTAGTTTTAGTGTGAACCGTATAGGTGAAGATACCGGTGTTACTTTTGCCGGTATCCCCTTAGGTCACGAATTCTCATCTTTGATACTAGCACTTCTGCAAGTAAGTGGCAGGCCACCCAAAGTTGAAAAAAAGGTTATAGATGAAATTAAAAAAATAGAGGGTAAATATCATTTTGAGACCTATATAAGTTTGAGTTGCCATAACTGCCCTGATGTAGTGCAGGCCCTTAATCTAATGAGCATTTTAAACAAAGGAATATCTCATACTATGATAGACGGAGCTACATTTAAACAAGAAATAGAACAGAAAAATATAATGACTGTACCATCAATATATCTAAATGGTGAGTTTTTAGCTAGCGGACGTTTAGCTTTAGAGGATATTTTAGCTAAAATTACTAAACCTGCTGACCTCTCAGTGTTTAACGATAAAGACCCTTTTGACGTTCTTGTAGTAGGCGGTGGTCCCGCTGGAGCTAGCGCTGCTGTTTATGCTGCACGAAAGGGAATCCGTACTGGAGTTGTAGCAGAAAGATTTGGTGGTCAGGTAATGGACACCTTAAGCATAGAAAATTTTGTTAGTGTTAAATCCACTGAAGGACCTAAACTTGCTGCAAGCCTAGAGGAGCACGTTAAAGACTATGATGTTGATATTATAAAACAACAAAAAGTGCAAGGACTTAGTAAAAAAGATTTAATAGAAATAGAACTCGAAAATGGTGGTTTACTAAAAAGTAAAGCAGTTATTATAGCCACTGGTGCCCGTTGGAGAAATGTTGGAGTCCCTGGTGAGTTTGAGTTTAAAAATAAAGGTGTGGCCTATTGCCCACATTGCGATGGACCGCTGTTCGAAGGAAAGGATGTAGCTGTTATAGGAGGAGGTAACTCGGGAATAGAAGCAGCAATTGATTTGGCTGGTATCGTTAAGCACGTTACAGTTCTTGAGTATATGCCAGAATTAAAGGCAGATAAAGTCTTACAAGAGCGCCTTTATAGTCTTTCTAACGTCACTGTTCTAAAAAATGTACAAACCAAAGAAATTACAGGTGATGAAAAGGTCAATGGCATTACCTACATGGATCGAGATACAGAGGAAGTTAGGAATCTTAAATTAGAAGGTATTTTTGTACAAATAGGGCTGGTACCAAACACCGATTGGCTAGATAATTTTGAAAAGACCCGATTTGGAGAGTTAATTATAGATAACCATGGAGAAACAAATATCCCAGGAGTATTTGCAGCAGGTGATTGTACTAATAGTCCATACAAACAAATTATTATCTCTATGGGTTCTGGAGCTACCGCAGCCTTAGGTGCTTTTGATTATCTAATAAGAAACTAG
- the ahpC gene encoding alkyl hydroperoxide reductase subunit C: protein MSLIGKKVEQFQASAYQNGQFIDVSEENFKGKWSVVCFYPADFTFVCPTELEDLQNHYEELKSLGVEVYSVSTDTHFTHKAWHDSSEAIKKITYIMVGDPSQKISRNFDVLDEETGLADRGTFIIDPDGVIQAVEINSGGMGRDASVLVQKIKTAQHIRNNPGEVCPAKWEEGAATLKPSLDLVGKI from the coding sequence ATGTCACTTATCGGAAAAAAAGTAGAGCAATTTCAAGCGTCAGCCTATCAAAACGGTCAATTCATTGATGTTAGCGAGGAAAACTTTAAAGGAAAGTGGAGTGTAGTTTGCTTTTACCCTGCTGATTTTACATTTGTTTGCCCAACAGAGTTAGAAGATCTGCAAAATCATTATGAAGAACTTAAATCTTTGGGAGTTGAGGTATATTCAGTATCAACAGATACTCACTTTACCCATAAAGCATGGCACGATAGTTCAGAAGCTATTAAAAAAATTACTTATATAATGGTCGGTGATCCTTCACAAAAAATCAGCCGTAATTTTGATGTGCTAGATGAAGAAACTGGGCTTGCCGATAGAGGCACTTTTATAATTGATCCAGATGGAGTAATTCAGGCTGTTGAAATAAACTCTGGCGGTATGGGCCGTGATGCAAGTGTTTTAGTTCAAAAAATTAAAACAGCTCAACATATTAGAAATAATCCAGGTGAAGTTTGCCCAGCTAAATGGGAAGAGGGAGCAGCTACTCTTAAGCCAAGTCTTGACTTGGTAGGAAAGATTTAA
- a CDS encoding MFS transporter, with translation MNLKLLKNKNLSLLLLGRFVSMFGSGVMQFAFSLYVLRLTGSASQFASVLVVAMIPMLLLGPISGVFVDWFDRKKLIVYLDLISGLIVGVMFLISVTSTITMFHIYITVICLSIITTLFNPAINTAIPSLVDKDDLLEANSLNRVIMTITMMISPMVGGALFGIFGISIILLLNFVSFILSAISEAFIDLKTPNKKHNDFSFNSFYNDLKSGINFILNHNIMKKIITLSFVANAFFSPALSIGLIYIASMVIEVSDLQLGILQSSLMVGSLLGLSITGTVAKKIKLTKVIYMALIIMGTLVCLIGFSSLPAYLNLFNNNLIPYLTIVVLALIIGSAAVITNVGMATLMQKEVPSDMLGRVSSVKETASLCATPFGQIIFAGMYDTIGTFIPIMISGTVMVISAVLFNYSVHKTPKEAGASGSGF, from the coding sequence GTGAATCTAAAACTACTTAAAAACAAAAACCTAAGTTTACTATTATTAGGTAGGTTTGTGTCTATGTTTGGCAGCGGTGTAATGCAATTTGCTTTCTCATTATATGTATTAAGGTTAACAGGATCCGCATCTCAATTTGCTTCAGTACTTGTTGTTGCTATGATACCCATGCTTCTTTTAGGTCCTATAAGTGGGGTTTTTGTTGATTGGTTTGACAGAAAAAAACTGATTGTATATCTTGATCTAATTTCAGGTCTTATAGTTGGCGTAATGTTTTTAATTTCCGTAACTTCAACAATCACTATGTTTCATATTTACATCACAGTAATTTGTCTCTCCATAATTACTACCCTTTTTAACCCGGCTATCAACACAGCAATCCCGTCCCTTGTGGATAAAGATGATTTGCTAGAAGCAAATTCCTTAAATAGAGTCATAATGACCATCACCATGATGATAAGTCCCATGGTGGGGGGAGCTTTATTTGGTATATTTGGCATCTCCATCATTCTTTTATTGAATTTCGTTAGTTTTATTTTATCTGCTATTTCAGAAGCTTTCATTGATTTGAAAACCCCTAATAAAAAGCACAATGATTTCTCTTTTAATTCCTTTTATAATGACCTCAAATCTGGTATAAACTTTATTTTAAACCATAATATAATGAAAAAAATAATTACTCTATCCTTTGTAGCCAATGCTTTCTTTAGCCCTGCCCTAAGTATAGGTCTAATTTATATAGCCAGCATGGTTATAGAAGTTAGCGACTTACAACTGGGTATTCTACAATCCTCACTAATGGTTGGCTCACTACTAGGTCTTAGTATAACTGGAACGGTAGCAAAAAAAATCAAGTTGACCAAAGTCATTTATATGGCGTTAATTATAATGGGTACATTAGTCTGCTTGATAGGTTTTAGTTCTTTACCAGCCTACTTAAACCTCTTCAATAATAATCTAATACCTTACCTCACAATAGTAGTTTTAGCTTTAATTATAGGATCTGCTGCAGTTATTACAAATGTAGGAATGGCCACCTTAATGCAGAAGGAAGTCCCCTCTGATATGTTAGGTCGAGTAAGCTCAGTCAAAGAAACAGCATCTTTGTGTGCAACACCCTTTGGACAAATTATATTTGCCGGAATGTATGACACGATAGGAACTTTTATTCCTATAATGATAAGCGGAACAGTCATGGTTATATCAGCGGTTTTGTTTAATTATTCTGTACACAAAACTCCAAAAGAAGCTGGAGCTTCCGGGTCAGGCTTTTGA
- a CDS encoding DUF3795 domain-containing protein yields MIESRCGILCSECDYKEEMDCKGCISIKKPFWGENCPVKSCCENKKLNHCGECETFPCDLLKQFSYDKKQGDNGLRIEQCKKWND; encoded by the coding sequence ATGATTGAATCAAGATGTGGAATTTTATGCAGTGAATGTGATTATAAAGAGGAAATGGATTGTAAAGGTTGTATTAGCATTAAAAAGCCTTTTTGGGGTGAGAATTGTCCAGTCAAATCATGTTGTGAAAATAAAAAGCTAAATCACTGTGGAGAATGTGAAACCTTTCCATGTGATTTACTTAAACAATTTTCATATGATAAAAAACAAGGAGATAATGGATTAAGAATAGAACAATGTAAAAAATGGAATGATTAG
- a CDS encoding DUF1540 domain-containing protein has translation MSEIKCRVEECNYNENDFCKASTIEVMARTKDHIISNTDDTACKTFFPKGK, from the coding sequence ATGTCTGAAATTAAATGTAGAGTAGAGGAATGTAATTACAATGAAAATGATTTTTGCAAAGCTTCAACAATTGAAGTAATGGCTAGAACAAAAGATCATATAATTAGTAATACTGATGATACTGCTTGTAAAACTTTCTTTCCTAAAGGTAAATAA